Sequence from the Esox lucius isolate fEsoLuc1 chromosome 6, fEsoLuc1.pri, whole genome shotgun sequence genome:
acaaccatttctagggtttacaaagaatggtgtgaaaagggaaaaacatccagtatgcagcagccctgtgggcgaaaatgccttgttgatgctagtggtcagaggagaatgggccaactgattcaagctgatagaagagcaactttgactgaaataaccactcgttacaaccgaggtatacagcaaagcatttgtgaagccacaacacgcacaaaaccttgaggcggatgggctacaacagcagaagaccccaccgggtaccactcatctccactacaaataggaaaaagaggctacaatttgcacgagctcaccaaaattggacagttgaagactggaagaatgttacctggtctgatgagtctcgatttctgttgagacattcagatggtagagtcagaatttggcgtaaacagaatgagaacatggatccatcatgccttgttaccactgtgcaggctggtggtgtaatggtgtgggggatgttttcttggcacactttaggccccttagtgccaattgggcatcgtttaaatgccacggcctacctgagcattgtttctgaccatgtccatccctttatgaccaccatgtacccatcctctgatggctacttccagcaggataatgcaccatgtcacaaagctggaatcatttcaaattggtttcttgaacatgacaatgtgttcactgtactgaaatggcccccacactcaccagatctcaacccaatagagcatctttgggatgtggtggaacgggagcttcgtgccctggatgtgcatcccgcaaatctccatcaactgcaagatgctatcctatcaatatgggccaacatttctaaagaatgctttcagcaccttgttgaatcaatgccatgtagaattaaagcagttctgaaggtgaaagggggtcaaacacagtatttgtatggtgttcctaataatcctttaggtgagtgtacattgacatgtaaacaatgtgttttctctTCTACAGCTCGGAGACGACGTCTGCGGGCTCCGGCCGGTCGGACTGCTTAACAGTCACCACTGGGGACACAACGCGGTCCTGGTCTGGGATCCACAGCTACACAGGGACAGGCATCTCTACAGAGAGGAGCTCTGTCTTTTCCTGGGGCTACGATGTGAGTCTCACCTCGCACTTCTCAGCTGGCTGCCCTGAATCAGTCAGGCTTATGTTAAACGCTTATAGCCAGGCTTAGCCATGCTGAATGCTACAACAGGTTTGTAAACAGATTACCATTAAATTAGCCTAATCGTGTAGGTATTGTAATGACTTATTAATGAGCACACTCTGCTCTGTCTGTGGAGGTCACTTCCCTCAGGGTATCACTTTTGTCGTGGTACTGAGCTTTCTAGAGTTTGCCTTCAGAAACTTTTCAAAAGACTCTATGATTTATTTACATGCACCCATGTCCTCAGAATGCCTCATAGGACTCATACtcctaaatgtatatattgtacagtgcacacacacacacacatacacacacacacacacagtctcagtctctcacaaacacatgcaaattGTACTACTTGCTTCGGCATGATCACTCACAAACGCAGTCCTCTGGGACCTATAAGAGCTCATCGCCATGCACGCTGTAGCTTGCTGTGAAATAACGAACGCCAACTGACGTGCTGCTAATAATTGATGAGTAGCTTGAAAAGCAACAGCCTTCTGTCATGGCGCAGGGGCTCCTCtcaccccctctgtctctcgctccctgtctcctgtcccTCAGGAGTTTGACAAGGCCGCGTCACGACAGGTGCAGCAGATGTTTGAGGAGATTGACGAGGAGCTTTACGAGGGGCGCGGTGGGGAGCATCTACGGGGGCTGCAGGACGAGTGTCATCAGTGGGCATTCAGGTTCCCTCATCTACGGTGGGCCCCCTGACCTCTCACCTCTCGCACTGCCTCATTCTAGCCTTGCCCCTACCCCTCTTCAGAACACCCCCGCTAATGTGTCACTGAAAGTTATTAGGCGGCAATGAGTGGGTCACTTTAAACAGCAGAAGATTTCTTTTGATTTGTCATCGTGTCATTATTTAATCGTCGTTcgaccccctcctccctctttgACCTCTCTCCGCCCTGCTACGTGAAACGACAGGATTCTGGGTAGTCAGCTGCTGTGTCCGAGTGACGAGGGCTTCCGGTGGTACTCCACCTCAGGGAAAAGTCCACCTGCCGGCAGCATCGACGCGGCCGGACAGCAGGACATCAGGAGATGCGTGCCTGAAGATAAGGACAAGATCGGCCCCAGCACAGAGTAAGCAGTTACCTCTGCTGCTGTTAAACCCATCAATAATGAATGGCCTTTTGCTTTGTGGTTTTGTGACCTACATACCGTGTGGCTTGTCAAACAGGAAGTAACCAAGTAAGTCAGTGTGGCGTATCTTACAAGGCAGAGTCCGGTCCCGGCTAAGACAGCGGGGGTGCTTTGGCTTGCCAACAATTTTGGATTGATGCTGTATGGAAATGGCTGTGtgtctccagtctgtgtgtgcaAGGCAGGAAGGCTGTGCTGTCCAGGTCGTGTGTGGAAGCAGACCAAGCAGACCAAGCCCCTGGTACACCCAGTGGTCATGACAGGTCCAGGGTGATTGAATCTGAAGGCCTCGTGGAGGAGTATCTGGCCTTTGACAGCAGGGACCTGTGAGTCAACTCCCTTTGCTCTTCATCAACGCTGGTCCTGTTTGACAGGGTGATCAAAAACCAAACTGTTTTGAAGGCTTTTCCGTGACAGGTCTGCTGATGGTTTGATCTTCGTAGGGATGACGAGTTGGATCTGACGGGTGTGGGATTGGGCCAGCGGCGGTGTTGCCTGCCTCCGGTGTCTCCCTACCGCTGTCGTAGGCAGGCCGTCCTGGACCTGCTGTTTGACGATGTGTGGCGAGAGCTGGTTGGCTGGATGGAGGAGCTAGTCCGCAGGCACTGGGAGGGCTGTGTCTCAGGTATCTCTTAAAGACCCTTTGCACAGGCCGTCAGCTTTCAAACGAGCAAATCCACCGTTGCCCAATGACTGCGTCCCCCACAGAATGTATTCGTTGCTCGAGCCTGCGTTGACAGTATTCTGCGCCCTGTTGTTGACAGATGAAGAGAAGAATGCCGTGAATTTCAGTCCATCCCAGTCAGACGCTCAGAACCGTTTCCTACTGTCCGCCCTGCCCACCCTCCTCCCCAGGCTGGGCCAGAGCAAAGTGCCCCAGCTAACAAGCCTACCAGCCCAGGTCAGTGCCCTGAGAAGGAGCTAAAGGACTGATGCATCCCCGGAGAGTGGAACAGCCTACTGTTAAGACATAGGATTTACCTCAGTAGGATTAGCACGGTGGAGTCCATAATAACCTGATTAGTTTAAAAAATAGGAAATATGAAAAAGGCAGACTGCCGAATTGTTTAACGCTGCTGTCAGTAGTTCTTCTCGCCCTATTTTAAGGCTATGAATTCATTAACTtgaacatttctttctttcctttgttGTCCCCTATTCTGTCTTTGTTCTGTTCCATACCTCTCCAACTGCTGACCTTTTCTGTCCATCTCACTCCctcattttctctttctgtattctctctctcatttggtCATTCCCCCACCCCAAAGACCACAAAATCAAGGGGCTCAAAGCACAAGTACAGACGGAAATCCAAAAAGCAGACAAGGCCATCCACTGTATGTAACTCTCCCCAAGAGACAAAATGTCGCCAGTCAACAGCATCCACAGTGGCATGTGGTTATTAACTCCTAGACTGAATGTGCTTGTGCTTGTTGAATAACTGATATACCATTATCAATTTCATCCACTTCCTGACTTCATAACAGCTGAGTTTTCTATATACTATTTGCTAGTTTTGCAGACACAAATTAAACCTAGTCCTTGACAAAACAAACTAGCTCAATTTAAAATCTCCATTGAGCTCGATGTTTTAGTTCAGTGCTTTGCTTAATATGTGTCCGCGATACAGGCTCTGTATACCTCTCTTGTTTAATTCAttgatgacagttttggaaTGCTTTTATTGACTTCCTTTTGATCTACTCATGTGTAACTGTCCGTTTAGTCTGAAGTGGTCGATGGTAGGTCCTCTCCCCTCGGTTGCATGTAGAAACACTGAGTTAGAGTTGACTGGTACATGAGAAACGGGACGGTATGGGCTGTTGTTGACCCGTTTTGCCTACTCTTCCGTTGATCATTGTGCTTCCCTCCCCCCTACAGTCCATCCGGGTTCCAGTAGGGACACCAGGGACTCATCACAACCTCAACGACCTCATAGTGATCCATGGAATTCCCCTACAGCAGAGGAACCTATGTGTGATGGAGAGAGCCCAGTATGGAGACCGTGAACTCACGTTGATACTATTAGA
This genomic interval carries:
- the fam149b1 gene encoding protein FAM149B1 isoform X2; this translates as MPIKTEERRMISRYTRRPVSHSLEIRGLSRSSLDHHPLPEEVDDEYLPQHLLQDLQEAVSTYNSSETTSAGSGRSDCLTVTTGDTTRSWSGIHSYTGTGISTERSSVFSWGYDEFDKAASRQVQQMFEEIDEELYEGRGGEHLRGLQDECHQWAFRFPHLRILGSQLLCPSDEGFRWYSTSGKSPPAGSIDAAGQQDIRRCVPEDKDKIGPSTDLCVQGRKAVLSRSCVEADQADQAPGTPSGHDRSRVIESEGLVEEYLAFDSRDLDDELDLTGVGLGQRRCCLPPVSPYRCRRQAVLDLLFDDVWRELVGWMEELVRRHWEGCVSDEEKNAVNFSPSQSDAQNRFLLSALPTLLPRLGQSKVPQLTSLPAQSIRVPVGTPGTHHNLNDLIVIHGIPLQQRNLCVMERAQDPEERTAGHRPGSSVVLSKPRPRRVLEQSSSSLSRPPQSAQRRNLPPRTLLPLAPSLTQSSPAGSLDGGVRGTRLHTANERLASPPMPLSSHTLLPPISTGEAESTHSRLPFRPTQWHRGSSSRAHSAVTDEAGSLLPRDRLHQLDVFSRPNTTHTYRSDTPYRRSFTMLDSVGQGRPGRASVGTDSLGIGVTGISMGISSSSFLDSFTHHPLDHSPIEDEEEPDKLAPPPALPVPVSVPLHSHHRGGFSCRSSRPGL
- the fam149b1 gene encoding protein FAM149B1 isoform X3; translated protein: MPIKTEERRMISRYTRRPVSHSLEIRGLSRSSLDHHPLPEEVDDEYLPQHLLQDLQEAVSTYNSSETTSAGSGRSDCLTVTTGDTTRSWSGIHSYTGTGISTERSSVFSWGYDEFDKAASRQVQQMFEEIDEELYEGRGGEHLRGLQDECHQWAFRFPHLRILGSQLLCPSDEGFRWYSTSGKSPPAGSIDAAGQQDIRRCVPEDKDKIGPSTDLCVQGRKAVLSRSCVEADQADQAPGTPSGHDRSRVIESEGLVEEYLAFDSRDLDDELDLTGVGLGQRRCCLPPVSPYRCRRQAVLDLLFDDVWRELVGWMEELVRRHWEGCVSDEEKNAVNFSPSQSDAQNRFLLSALPTLLPRLGQSKVPQLTSLPAQTTKSRGSKHKYRRKSKKQTRPSTSIRVPVGTPGTHHNLNDLIVIHGIPLQQRNLCVMERAQDPEERTAGHRPGSSVVLSKPRPRRVLEQSSSSLSRPPQSAQRRNLPPRTLLPLAPSLTQSSPAGSLDGGVRGTRLHTANERLASPPMPLSSHTLLPPISTGEAESTHSRLPFRPTQWHRGSSSRAHSAVTDEAGSLLPRDRLHQLDVFSRPNTTHTYRSDTPYRRSFTMLDSVGQGRPGRASVGTALPVPVSVPLHSHHRGGFSCRSSRPGL
- the fam149b1 gene encoding protein FAM149B1 isoform X1, with the protein product MPIKTEERRMISRYTRRPVSHSLEIRGLSRSSLDHHPLPEEVDDEYLPQHLLQDLQEAVSTYNSSETTSAGSGRSDCLTVTTGDTTRSWSGIHSYTGTGISTERSSVFSWGYDEFDKAASRQVQQMFEEIDEELYEGRGGEHLRGLQDECHQWAFRFPHLRILGSQLLCPSDEGFRWYSTSGKSPPAGSIDAAGQQDIRRCVPEDKDKIGPSTDLCVQGRKAVLSRSCVEADQADQAPGTPSGHDRSRVIESEGLVEEYLAFDSRDLDDELDLTGVGLGQRRCCLPPVSPYRCRRQAVLDLLFDDVWRELVGWMEELVRRHWEGCVSDEEKNAVNFSPSQSDAQNRFLLSALPTLLPRLGQSKVPQLTSLPAQTTKSRGSKHKYRRKSKKQTRPSTSIRVPVGTPGTHHNLNDLIVIHGIPLQQRNLCVMERAQDPEERTAGHRPGSSVVLSKPRPRRVLEQSSSSLSRPPQSAQRRNLPPRTLLPLAPSLTQSSPAGSLDGGVRGTRLHTANERLASPPMPLSSHTLLPPISTGEAESTHSRLPFRPTQWHRGSSSRAHSAVTDEAGSLLPRDRLHQLDVFSRPNTTHTYRSDTPYRRSFTMLDSVGQGRPGRASVGTDSLGIGVTGISMGISSSSFLDSFTHHPLDHSPIEDEEEPDKLAPPPALPVPVSVPLHSHHRGGFSCRSSRPGL